The Candidatus Caccoplasma merdavium genome has a segment encoding these proteins:
- a CDS encoding sigma-70 family RNA polymerase sigma factor, with protein sequence MKHLSKLSDEELVALYSEGNNQAFDILLTRHKNRVYSYIFYTVKDNDLCEDIFQETFVKVITTIKQGRYVEAGKFSSWVTRIAHNLIIDHYRQERNENLVSNDENDEKDIFNRKELSEGTIEDSIITRQIHADIRRLVAALPENQREVLIMRYYKDMSFKEIADATQVSINTALGRMRYALLNMRKMAEEHQIQLSF encoded by the coding sequence ATGAAACATTTGTCCAAGCTGTCCGACGAAGAGTTGGTAGCCTTGTATTCAGAGGGTAACAATCAGGCATTCGACATTTTGCTTACGCGTCACAAAAACCGCGTTTACTCCTATATATTCTACACGGTCAAAGACAATGACCTGTGTGAAGATATTTTCCAAGAAACATTCGTGAAAGTCATTACGACCATCAAGCAGGGTCGCTATGTCGAAGCGGGCAAGTTCTCCTCGTGGGTAACACGCATCGCTCACAACCTCATCATCGACCATTACCGCCAGGAACGGAATGAGAATCTGGTGTCGAACGACGAGAATGACGAAAAAGATATTTTCAACCGCAAAGAGCTGAGCGAAGGCACCATCGAAGACTCCATCATCACCCGCCAAATACACGCCGACATACGCCGGCTGGTGGCCGCCCTGCCCGAGAACCAGCGCGAAGTGCTCATCATGCGATATTACAAGGACATGAGCTTCAAAGAGATTGCCGATGCCACGCAGGTGAGCATCAACACCGCCTTGGGCCGCATGCGCTATGCCCTGCTCAACATGCGCAAAATGGCCGAAGAGCACCAAATACAACTTTCTTTCTAA
- a CDS encoding PEGA domain-containing protein: protein MKALVRYFRSLSLLSLFFVFAIDSLSAQEISVKSFRLLETDLTANTAGTMKRDQNNETAALIKVVTKETGFVFDGGMLGIVATMQKTGEIWVYVPQKARKITISHQQLGVLRDYPYPCSIEAGRTYEMVLTTGRVTTVVHEDAGGQYVAMTVTPANAEVYIDDMLVESSGGSVSQLLKYGKHTYRVVAPLYETDMGQFTISSQGRTDLQVSLRPAYGQLQITSEPVGAEVYIDGDYKPAGTTPFTTERLPKGSHKLQFKLASYKPYTENVVIAGDGSIQSKSVTLAPNFAVVSIAVPENAEIFVNEELKGVGSWQGRLNAGLYTVEARKTSHYSSKQSIEVRAGENQHITLSAPVPRYGSININTRPMGATVSIDGQLLGESPNIFKNVLIGQHTLTVSKEGYATHSQTIDVEEGKVLPVDLSLQSGGTVVLTSNIPDTRIYIDGIYAGVAPYTHNAGAGRYSVTAKAYGYDDVTRSVVVVAGERNTEMINPKPQTGTVQITTLPSSSKIYIDGSYVGTSPYFFEARSGSYSVMATSYGYKPKSQEITVQAGQTTSETLYLKAKRKRLMDYYDAGDLFSLGGAWDILWTDKCSMGGYVSFKMGQEQFTWLTAVLNIGGYKMGKNRGGKLLKEEGDPEIDEIDTENAKTTYTQIPVSLALRLRLGGGDWGATYIGAHASYNFNKGDNVDANIVNSSNYSVGAQFGFCIRRIIDITFFYTHDLRPAYNQQYIYENMPDFYNTFESHINKRWRIGTSFVLYIPFSGEW from the coding sequence ATGAAAGCCCTTGTGAGATATTTTCGGAGCCTTTCTCTCCTTTCCCTCTTTTTTGTCTTTGCCATAGATTCTTTGTCGGCGCAGGAAATCTCGGTCAAGAGTTTCCGCCTGTTGGAGACCGACCTCACGGCCAACACGGCAGGTACGATGAAGCGTGACCAAAACAACGAAACGGCGGCATTGATAAAAGTCGTGACCAAAGAGACCGGCTTTGTCTTCGATGGCGGAATGTTGGGCATCGTTGCCACGATGCAGAAAACAGGAGAGATATGGGTCTATGTGCCGCAGAAAGCCCGAAAGATTACCATCTCGCACCAACAACTGGGCGTGTTGCGCGACTATCCCTATCCATGTTCTATCGAGGCGGGGCGCACCTACGAGATGGTGCTGACCACGGGCCGCGTGACAACGGTCGTGCACGAAGATGCCGGCGGACAATATGTGGCGATGACGGTGACACCGGCCAATGCCGAGGTCTATATCGACGATATGCTGGTCGAGTCGAGCGGAGGTTCCGTCTCGCAACTCCTCAAATACGGTAAGCACACCTATCGCGTTGTCGCCCCCCTCTATGAGACCGATATGGGGCAGTTTACCATTTCCTCGCAGGGACGCACCGACTTGCAAGTTTCCCTGCGTCCGGCCTATGGGCAGTTGCAGATAACCTCCGAACCCGTCGGAGCCGAAGTCTATATCGATGGCGATTACAAACCGGCCGGCACGACACCTTTTACCACCGAAAGATTACCGAAAGGAAGTCATAAGTTGCAGTTCAAATTGGCGTCGTACAAGCCTTATACCGAAAATGTCGTAATTGCCGGTGACGGTTCGATTCAAAGCAAATCGGTCACTTTGGCGCCCAACTTTGCGGTGGTGTCGATTGCCGTACCCGAAAATGCCGAAATATTTGTCAATGAAGAGTTGAAAGGGGTCGGGTCGTGGCAAGGACGTCTCAATGCCGGGCTTTACACCGTCGAAGCCCGCAAGACTTCGCACTATTCGTCGAAGCAGAGCATCGAGGTACGGGCAGGAGAGAACCAGCACATCACCTTGTCGGCTCCCGTGCCCCGCTATGGCTCCATCAATATCAACACCCGACCCATGGGGGCGACTGTCTCCATCGATGGACAGCTTCTGGGGGAGTCGCCCAACATTTTCAAAAACGTGCTTATCGGGCAACACACCCTGACCGTGTCGAAGGAGGGGTATGCGACACATTCCCAAACCATCGACGTGGAGGAGGGGAAGGTCTTGCCCGTCGATTTGTCGTTGCAGAGTGGCGGGACGGTTGTCCTCACCAGTAATATACCCGATACAAGAATCTATATCGATGGCATCTACGCCGGAGTGGCACCTTATACCCATAATGCCGGAGCGGGCCGCTATTCTGTCACGGCCAAGGCATACGGATATGACGATGTGACCCGTTCGGTTGTGGTCGTAGCCGGTGAGCGCAATACCGAGATGATAAATCCGAAACCGCAGACAGGTACGGTGCAAATCACTACATTACCCTCGTCATCGAAAATCTATATCGACGGTTCATACGTTGGCACGTCGCCCTATTTCTTCGAAGCCCGTTCGGGAAGTTATTCGGTGATGGCCACTTCATACGGTTACAAACCCAAGTCGCAGGAGATAACCGTCCAGGCTGGTCAGACAACCTCCGAGACCCTCTATCTCAAAGCCAAACGCAAACGTCTCATGGACTATTACGATGCCGGCGACCTTTTCTCGTTGGGTGGTGCCTGGGATATTTTGTGGACCGATAAATGCAGCATGGGCGGATATGTTTCATTCAAGATGGGACAGGAGCAGTTCACCTGGCTGACGGCTGTCCTGAACATCGGTGGCTATAAGATGGGCAAAAACCGCGGCGGGAAATTGTTGAAGGAAGAAGGTGACCCCGAAATAGACGAAATCGATACCGAGAATGCCAAGACCACTTATACGCAGATTCCTGTTTCATTGGCTTTGCGTTTGCGCCTTGGCGGCGGAGACTGGGGGGCGACCTATATAGGAGCACATGCCAGTTATAACTTCAACAAAGGCGATAATGTCGATGCCAATATTGTAAATAGCAGCAACTATTCAGTCGGTGCACAATTCGGCTTTTGCATAAGACGCATCATCGATATTACATTCTTTTATACCCATGATTTGCGGCCGGCCTACAACCAGCAGTATATCTATGAGAACATGCCCGATTTTTATAACACTTTCGAGAGTCATATCAACAAACGTTGGCGCATTGGTACTTCCTTCGTGCTTTACATACCCTTCTCCGGTGAATGGTGA
- a CDS encoding ComEC/Rec2 family competence protein, producing the protein MKRRLLEEAPFARLAVPFAAGMAIESVMPDIFLWIPLIIGLIFLLLHILSLRHAELRFRHREYFAIACCALFFTAGGATLAIDRQAEMPEVNPNTYAYALARIDAVDPDTGRSVGCQATLIAVVDEKKQNLATQIPVLLRIEQDTSPKGLHAGSLILFVPRIAPIANRKNPEAFDYASLMRHRGYVYTQYLPHDRWAYVGESELPALKRHALSLRDSCLGLIDNGGFSSQARSILKALLLGYTGELDTAQREAFSVAGLSHVLAVSGLHLGIIWSVAAALLAPLAWLHLRRLQAAIIWLLLWGYAFITGLSPSVIRACVMASVVLAGIIIGRKAYPMNSLFVAAFAMLLYNPHYLFQVGFQLSFLSVFSILLFYRPLYNLLPHKHRIARQAASLLAVSAAAQLGTLPLVIYYFHTLPLAGLLTNLIVVPLLPLLLGGGFLWLFMAGMGATPTLLGKGVNALADGLDHFSRLVEGRPWSAIENIWVEPGELVFWFILIFGGGAVLLSRQAKGVILLLATLLVFLLVDTLNYRTPLRDTWVVYQESGGTTTLNFIDNGRNMLLALDTLPDRAVEREARRFWLRNDAGPAIYLSDSTSHGRLSIALPYIAFGATRIIVLDDERWKGVASPQRMSIDYAVIAPGFHGKIDPIRQIFDIREIILAHNLPYFQRKALQEECRRLRIRCHCVRTDGAFVAPSTTRL; encoded by the coding sequence ATGAAACGCCGACTGCTCGAAGAAGCCCCTTTCGCCCGGCTGGCAGTTCCTTTTGCCGCCGGTATGGCCATAGAATCGGTCATGCCGGACATCTTCTTGTGGATACCCCTTATCATCGGCCTCATATTTTTGCTTTTACACATCCTTTCGCTGCGGCACGCCGAGCTACGGTTCCGCCATCGTGAATACTTCGCCATCGCTTGCTGCGCCCTGTTTTTTACGGCGGGAGGGGCAACCTTGGCAATCGACCGACAAGCCGAGATGCCCGAGGTGAATCCCAACACATACGCCTATGCGCTGGCACGCATCGATGCCGTCGACCCCGACACCGGACGGAGCGTCGGTTGCCAGGCCACGCTCATCGCCGTGGTCGACGAGAAGAAACAAAACCTCGCCACCCAAATACCCGTTCTGCTGCGCATAGAGCAAGATACCAGCCCGAAAGGGTTGCACGCGGGCAGCCTCATTCTTTTTGTCCCGCGCATCGCCCCGATAGCCAACCGCAAAAATCCCGAAGCCTTCGACTACGCCTCCCTGATGCGGCACCGGGGCTATGTCTACACCCAATACCTGCCACACGACCGGTGGGCATACGTCGGTGAAAGCGAACTCCCGGCTCTCAAACGTCATGCGCTTTCACTGCGCGACTCATGCCTGGGTCTCATCGACAACGGAGGATTTTCGTCGCAAGCCCGCAGCATATTGAAAGCCTTGCTGCTGGGCTACACCGGCGAACTCGACACCGCCCAGCGAGAGGCATTTTCCGTAGCCGGGCTCTCGCATGTCCTTGCCGTAAGCGGACTGCACTTGGGTATCATTTGGAGCGTGGCGGCCGCCCTGCTCGCTCCCTTGGCGTGGTTGCACCTGCGCCGGTTGCAGGCCGCCATAATATGGCTCCTGCTTTGGGGGTACGCCTTCATCACGGGCCTGTCGCCGTCGGTCATTCGGGCCTGTGTCATGGCGTCGGTCGTACTGGCGGGCATCATCATCGGACGAAAGGCATATCCCATGAACAGCCTTTTTGTCGCGGCGTTTGCCATGCTGCTCTATAACCCGCACTACCTCTTTCAGGTGGGATTCCAACTGAGTTTCCTGTCGGTATTTTCCATTCTGCTTTTTTATCGCCCCCTCTACAATCTGCTTCCCCACAAACACCGCATTGCCCGGCAGGCCGCCTCGCTCCTGGCCGTCTCGGCGGCCGCACAACTGGGCACGTTGCCGCTGGTCATCTACTATTTTCATACCCTTCCTTTGGCCGGGTTGCTGACCAACCTCATCGTCGTGCCCTTGCTGCCTCTCCTGCTCGGCGGAGGATTCCTGTGGCTGTTCATGGCCGGCATGGGAGCAACGCCTACTCTCCTGGGTAAAGGGGTGAACGCACTGGCCGATGGCCTCGACCATTTTTCCCGCCTCGTCGAAGGCCGCCCGTGGAGCGCCATCGAAAACATTTGGGTAGAACCCGGAGAACTGGTCTTTTGGTTTATCCTCATCTTCGGCGGAGGCGCCGTTCTCTTGTCGCGACAGGCCAAAGGGGTCATTCTCCTGCTGGCCACGCTCCTTGTATTCCTTCTGGTCGACACCCTCAACTACCGCACGCCGTTGCGCGACACCTGGGTCGTGTACCAGGAAAGCGGTGGCACGACAACCCTCAACTTCATCGACAACGGCCGCAATATGCTCTTGGCTCTCGACACCCTGCCCGACCGCGCCGTCGAACGTGAAGCCCGCCGTTTTTGGTTGCGGAACGATGCCGGCCCGGCCATCTATCTCTCCGACTCGACCTCGCACGGCCGTCTCTCGATAGCCCTGCCCTACATCGCATTCGGAGCGACACGCATCATCGTGCTCGACGACGAACGGTGGAAAGGCGTCGCCTCACCCCAGCGCATGAGCATCGACTATGCCGTCATAGCGCCGGGGTTCCATGGGAAAATCGACCCCATCAGACAGATATTCGACATTCGCGAAATCATACTTGCCCACAACCTGCCCTACTTCCAGCGCAAGGCTTTGCAGGAAGAGTGCAGGCGGCTGCGCATACGCTGCCACTGCGTGCGCACCGACGGAGCTTTTGTCGCACCCTCGACGACAAGGCTCTAA
- a CDS encoding sel1 repeat family protein has translation MNRTRILHAGVVWVFLTISCLSANGLPAQSQAIKSSSPQEEGFVSSHETCLVEPSLSVDMGERLVPDVATSLVTDTLPNTGITAEPTPSDVVARYREAAEQGDAEAQYNIGRCYYTGEGIKQNYKEAVKWLRQAAAQGHAAAQYDLGCCYEQGLGLMPDYDKAADWYRRSAQQGLAVAQYQLGTCYRDGRGVAQDFTQAVHWYRQAAEQGHVAAQCDLGDCFYAGQGVAQDLAGAVYWYRRSAEQGLAAAQNSLGFCCQYGQGVEPNIDEAVKWYRRAAGQEYAAAQYNLGNCYYYGQGVVQNFDEAADWYRKAAEQEYAAAQYRIGYCYDYGQGVPRDHIEAVVWYRKAAEQGLAAAQYSLGYCYSTGRGVGRSYNEAVSWFRMAAKQGHTEAQKALQLFGVE, from the coding sequence ATGAATCGCACAAGAATATTGCATGCGGGAGTCGTTTGGGTTTTCTTGACAATTTCCTGTCTCTCCGCCAACGGATTGCCGGCACAGAGCCAAGCCATAAAGAGTTCCTCTCCACAAGAGGAGGGCTTTGTCTCTTCCCATGAAACGTGTCTCGTTGAGCCCTCTCTCTCGGTCGACATGGGCGAGAGGCTGGTGCCCGATGTCGCCACTTCCTTGGTAACCGATACTCTGCCCAACACCGGAATCACCGCCGAACCAACGCCTTCTGATGTTGTGGCCCGATACCGCGAAGCTGCCGAGCAAGGTGATGCCGAGGCGCAATACAATATCGGGAGATGTTACTATACCGGGGAAGGCATCAAACAGAATTACAAGGAGGCGGTCAAATGGTTGCGCCAAGCGGCTGCACAAGGACATGCCGCGGCCCAATACGATTTGGGTTGCTGCTATGAACAAGGACTGGGGCTGATGCCCGACTACGACAAGGCGGCCGATTGGTATCGGCGGTCAGCCCAGCAAGGACTGGCCGTGGCGCAATATCAGTTGGGAACCTGTTATCGCGACGGTCGGGGTGTGGCGCAAGACTTTACCCAAGCCGTCCATTGGTATCGCCAAGCGGCCGAGCAGGGACATGTTGCCGCACAATGCGACTTGGGTGATTGTTTCTATGCGGGGCAAGGGGTTGCACAAGACCTCGCCGGGGCGGTCTACTGGTATCGTCGGTCAGCCGAACAGGGACTGGCAGCGGCTCAAAACAGCCTCGGCTTCTGTTGCCAGTATGGACAAGGTGTCGAGCCGAACATCGACGAAGCCGTGAAGTGGTACCGCCGGGCGGCCGGACAAGAATATGCCGCGGCACAATATAACCTCGGAAATTGCTATTACTACGGACAGGGTGTCGTCCAGAATTTTGACGAAGCGGCCGACTGGTACCGGAAGGCTGCCGAGCAGGAGTATGCTGCGGCTCAATATCGAATCGGTTATTGTTATGATTACGGACAAGGAGTACCCCGAGACCATATAGAGGCCGTTGTGTGGTATCGTAAAGCCGCCGAACAGGGCCTTGCCGCCGCCCAATACAGCCTCGGATACTGTTACTCGACCGGACGGGGCGTGGGTCGGAGTTACAACGAAGCGGTCAGTTGGTTCCGCATGGCGGCCAAACAAGGGCATACCGAGGCTCAGAAGGCATTGCAACTTTTCGGCGTGGAATAG
- a CDS encoding nucleotidyltransferase translates to MKPTLFVLAAGMGSRYGGLKQLDGLGPNGETIMDYSIYDAIRGGFGKVVFVIRHLFEEDFREKILKKYAHVIPVELVFQELDYLPEGFTVPEGRVKPWGTNHAVLMGKDVIKEPFAVINADDFYGRDSFAVIADYLKNLDGKHDDYCMVGYRVGNTLSESGSVSRGICETDSNGYLTTVVERTQIERRDGRVMYKDGDDWVAVEENTPVSMNMWGFTPDYFRHSEEYFINFLRENAGNIKAEYFIPLMVNHLITHKISTVKVLDTTAKWFGVTYAEDRPSVVAQIRALIDAGEYPEKLF, encoded by the coding sequence ATGAAACCTACACTTTTTGTCTTGGCCGCCGGAATGGGTAGCCGTTATGGGGGCCTCAAACAGCTCGACGGTCTCGGCCCGAATGGAGAAACCATCATGGATTATTCCATTTACGATGCCATTCGAGGGGGATTTGGAAAAGTCGTTTTTGTCATACGCCACCTGTTCGAGGAAGATTTCAGGGAAAAGATTCTCAAAAAATATGCCCATGTCATTCCCGTGGAACTGGTCTTCCAGGAACTCGATTACCTTCCCGAGGGTTTTACCGTTCCCGAAGGCCGTGTAAAACCGTGGGGAACCAACCACGCCGTGCTCATGGGCAAAGACGTGATAAAGGAACCCTTTGCCGTAATCAATGCCGATGACTTTTATGGCCGCGACAGTTTTGCCGTGATTGCCGATTATCTCAAAAACCTCGACGGCAAGCACGACGATTATTGCATGGTGGGTTACCGCGTGGGCAATACCCTGTCGGAGAGCGGTTCTGTTTCTCGCGGTATTTGTGAGACCGATTCCAACGGTTACCTGACCACGGTGGTCGAGCGCACCCAAATCGAGCGGCGCGACGGCCGGGTCATGTATAAGGACGGCGACGACTGGGTGGCCGTGGAGGAGAATACCCCCGTGTCGATGAACATGTGGGGATTCACGCCCGATTATTTCCGCCACTCCGAAGAGTACTTCATCAACTTCCTGCGTGAGAATGCCGGCAACATCAAGGCCGAATATTTTATCCCGCTCATGGTCAACCATCTCATCACGCACAAAATATCGACCGTGAAAGTGCTCGACACGACGGCCAAGTGGTTTGGCGTGACCTATGCCGAAGACCGTCCCTCGGTTGTGGCTCAGATCAGGGCGCTTATCGACGCCGGAGAATACCCCGAGAAACTCTTTTAG
- a CDS encoding ribulose-phosphate 3-epimerase, which produces MKPLIAPSLLSANFANLQQDIEMINRSQADWLHLDIMDGVFVPNISFGFPVIEAIAPLARKPLDVHLMITQPEKFISRLQALGTFMMNVHYEACLHLHRTVQEIKKAGMKAGVTLNPHTPVSMLEDILPDVDMVLLMSVNPGFGGQKFIPQSTEKIARLKEMILRKNLSTLIEVDGGINLETARLTLDAGADILVCGNSIFSAENPEETIAKLKAL; this is translated from the coding sequence ATGAAACCGCTTATCGCCCCCTCGCTCCTGTCGGCCAACTTTGCCAACCTGCAACAGGATATTGAAATGATCAACCGCAGTCAGGCCGACTGGTTGCATCTCGACATTATGGACGGCGTGTTTGTGCCGAACATCTCGTTCGGGTTCCCGGTCATCGAAGCAATAGCCCCGCTGGCCCGCAAGCCCCTCGACGTGCATCTCATGATTACGCAACCCGAGAAATTCATCTCCCGGCTGCAAGCCCTCGGTACATTCATGATGAATGTGCATTACGAAGCCTGCCTCCATCTGCACCGTACCGTGCAAGAAATCAAAAAGGCCGGCATGAAAGCCGGTGTCACGCTCAACCCCCACACTCCGGTCTCGATGCTCGAAGACATACTCCCCGACGTCGACATGGTACTGCTCATGTCGGTGAACCCGGGATTCGGCGGGCAGAAATTCATTCCCCAATCGACCGAAAAAATCGCACGGCTCAAAGAGATGATTTTACGCAAGAACCTTTCCACGCTCATCGAAGTCGACGGCGGCATCAATCTCGAAACAGCCCGGCTCACCCTCGACGCCGGAGCCGACATTCTGGTCTGCGGAAACAGCATCTTCTCGGCCGAAAATCCCGAAGAGACCATTGCCAAACTGAAAGCCTTGTAA
- a CDS encoding LPP20 family lipoprotein: protein MSKKRIVCLLFIGCAVALSSAQSISEIKGNKDYIWGEGKGVTLTEADKEALNDLITQISVTVESKYSKIDENVVAEEGVSTQSSFKAVLQTYSNATLQNTERFVLSNEPDAHVFRFVKKSDVDRIFASRKAKVNDMVAFALRAQKERKIDEALRNFYWAYCLLQSLPSSHEITYDNNGEACLLMTWIPEQIRKIFSSIKIMRQPASDDGYDDMIVLNITYAGEPISSFDYTYFDGRNWSNIYSAKDGLGVIELLPGMATDNIQVRCEYEFSGEAHTDKEIESVVKVMKGTAFRDAYIWVRATADPAVPVASSVTSLLASTENAVNNLTASAATAAEPVPVVTVVEGDEAAPYETVIGRVLDAVRTREYYAVQPLFTEQGWTMFEKLLAYGQARLLDTPHLNFIEADDKVICRSIPMSFSFKNNTRKFVEDVVFTFDADKKIESLAFGLGKEAMEDILYHSAWEEKSRIFLMSFLENYKTAYALKRLDYIRDIFDDNAVIITGTVTQRVTGDVEMNSYRNNHYVRYNRQTKNQYLRNLDRCFRSNEFINIRFGNNDVVKAGAGGELYGIQIKQDYYSTNYGDQGYLFLMVDLNDPDKPIIKVRTWQPEKDPDFGLYDIGMF from the coding sequence ATGTCGAAAAAAAGAATAGTTTGTCTGCTTTTTATAGGGTGTGCCGTAGCTCTTTCTTCGGCACAAAGCATTTCGGAAATCAAAGGAAACAAGGACTATATTTGGGGCGAAGGGAAAGGTGTGACTTTGACCGAAGCCGATAAGGAGGCCCTGAACGACCTGATTACGCAAATATCGGTGACTGTCGAAAGCAAATACAGTAAAATCGACGAAAACGTCGTGGCCGAAGAAGGCGTCAGCACGCAAAGCTCTTTCAAGGCCGTGCTGCAAACCTATTCCAATGCCACGTTGCAGAATACCGAACGTTTTGTGCTCAGCAACGAGCCCGATGCCCATGTGTTCCGTTTTGTGAAGAAATCCGATGTCGACCGCATCTTCGCTTCGCGCAAAGCCAAGGTGAACGATATGGTGGCATTTGCATTGCGGGCGCAAAAGGAGCGGAAAATCGATGAGGCGTTGCGCAATTTCTATTGGGCATATTGTCTGTTGCAAAGTCTCCCTTCATCGCATGAAATAACCTACGACAACAACGGGGAGGCTTGTCTGCTCATGACGTGGATACCCGAGCAGATTCGCAAGATTTTTTCTTCGATAAAAATTATGCGCCAACCCGCCTCCGATGACGGCTACGACGATATGATCGTGTTGAATATCACCTATGCCGGTGAGCCGATAAGCAGTTTCGACTATACCTATTTCGATGGCCGTAATTGGAGCAACATTTACAGCGCCAAGGACGGATTGGGCGTGATAGAACTTTTGCCCGGCATGGCCACCGACAACATTCAGGTCCGTTGCGAATATGAATTTTCGGGCGAAGCCCACACCGACAAGGAGATAGAAAGTGTCGTGAAGGTCATGAAAGGAACCGCGTTTCGCGATGCCTATATCTGGGTGCGCGCCACGGCCGACCCGGCGGTACCTGTTGCCTCGTCGGTTACATCGTTGCTGGCTTCGACCGAGAATGCGGTAAACAATCTGACGGCATCTGCTGCGACTGCCGCCGAGCCTGTACCTGTCGTTACGGTTGTCGAAGGCGATGAGGCAGCTCCTTATGAGACGGTAATCGGCCGGGTTCTCGATGCCGTCCGCACCCGGGAGTATTATGCCGTGCAACCGCTTTTTACCGAGCAAGGGTGGACCATGTTTGAGAAACTGCTCGCCTACGGACAGGCGCGGCTTCTCGATACACCGCATCTGAATTTCATCGAAGCCGACGACAAGGTCATCTGTCGCAGCATTCCGATGAGCTTTTCGTTCAAGAACAACACCCGCAAGTTTGTCGAAGATGTTGTCTTCACCTTCGATGCCGACAAAAAGATTGAAAGTCTGGCTTTCGGGCTGGGAAAAGAGGCCATGGAAGATATCCTTTACCATTCGGCTTGGGAAGAGAAGTCGCGGATATTCCTCATGAGTTTTCTCGAAAACTACAAAACCGCCTATGCCTTGAAGCGTCTCGATTACATTCGCGATATTTTCGATGACAATGCCGTCATCATTACCGGTACCGTCACGCAGCGTGTGACGGGTGATGTCGAGATGAACAGTTATCGCAACAATCATTATGTGCGCTACAACCGGCAGACCAAAAACCAGTACCTGCGCAACCTCGACCGCTGTTTCCGCAGCAACGAGTTCATCAACATTCGTTTCGGAAACAACGATGTGGTGAAAGCCGGTGCCGGAGGCGAGCTTTATGGCATACAGATAAAACAGGATTATTACAGTACCAACTACGGCGACCAGGGCTACCTCTTCCTGATGGTCGATCTCAACGACCCCGACAAACCCATTATCAAGGTGCGTACCTGGCAACCCGAGAAAGACCCCGACTTCGGTCTTTACGATATAGGAATGTTTTAA